GGTTTAGAGTTAAAGGGTGGGGTTTAGGATTTAGGATTTAGGATTTAGGGTTTAGGGTTTAGGGTTTAGGGTTTAGAGTTTAGGGTTTAGGGTTTTGGGTTTAGCGTTTTGCGTTTAGCGTTTAGGGTTTAAGGTTTAGGGTTTAGGGTTTAGGGTTTAGGGTTTAGGGTTTAGGGTTTAGGGTTTAGGGTTTAGGGTTTAGGGTTTAGGGTTTAGGGTTTAGGGTTTAGGGTTTAGGGTTTAGGGTTTAGGGTTTATTTCAAATTTTGAAAAATAAAAAAATTAAAATTTTCAAAGGATAAACTTAGAAAGGTGCTATTTTGGTCATTTTAGTTTTTGAGTGCTATTTTTGTGATATAAACTTAGAAATGTGCTATTTTGGAGATTTGTCCTTTTTTTTATCCCGACCTTAAGGCTCCGTGGCTTTTACAAATCCACTAAAGCTGAGAGGTTTAGGAAAGAAATGAAGCAACTCATTAGCCAGGTACATTCCAAGAGAGAAATGGGCTTTATACATAAAAATCCTGTACTCGCAAGATATGAACTGACTGTTTGTTTTCTCTTCAGGTTGATGCTAACTCAGAGTTTGTAAACAGAAAGAGAGGGTCGATTGATTTTCAACCCAATGAGCCTGCTGCTTCATCATTCCTTGAGGTTTAGTAGCTCGTTTCTCTTGATTCACTTGGTTCATAAAGTATTGCAAAACATATAAATGTGGCTTGTTCTGAATGTTCTTTGGGGGCGTTTTCTGTTTAGAATGATAAGAAGGCAGGGGAAAGCCCTTTATCGCAGTATGCAGTGATAATCCGCCAAAGAGCCAAGCAAAGAAACGAGCCACTGGTGGAATCAGAGTGAGTTACTTTCCTCTACTATTTTGATCACCTTCATTTTCTTTTCTTTTTTTGAATGCTGGTATTAATAAATGGTCCGTCTGGTTTATATAGTGTTATTGTGGGAGAGGAGTCAGCGGTGTTTGGGAAAAACGCACCAAGCAGCGAAGAGGAAGAAGATGAAGCAGATAGGAACGAAAAGGGTGCTGCAGCTTTCAGTTCGTCCTGGTTACCTGGAAGTGACTCCAAGTATGTCTGTCTATTCATTCCTCTCTCATCTCTGGGGTTTCAAATGTTAAAGCCATCATCTATATGTAGTTGGTGGTTGAAGCTAAAGTAATTGTACGATTGACAGAGAAAAAGAACTGGAAGAAGAGAAGACGGTTAAGAAGAAACGTAAGAGGAAGAGTAAAACAGAGAAGAAGCAAGACGTTGAGGAAGGTGCAGGGGCAGATGACGTTGTGGAAGATTTTGTGTTGAGTTCTGATGAAGAGGAAAAGGATGATGATCTGTTTGATATAGAAGGTGACAAAGATGAGGATGAGTATGATGATGCAGAAGACGAAATTGCAGAGCCTGAGACGAAGACATCTTCTGATAAGAAGACTAAGGGAACTTATAAGACTTGGCATAAGAACTACAAGAAGACAAAGAAGAAGCCCCGATTAGCTTCTTAGTCTTTTGGTGTATAATTTGATGATACACAACCATTTTTGTCGGATGCAAAATTTTGGGAAAAGAAACTAATATTTCCCAAACTGGAATTTTTCATCGTTGCCAGCCCAAAGTTTTTGGATGTAGATTGTGAAAATGCACCAAGTAATAAATAGTGATATCAAAGAAACTGAACAATCGAATGAAACGGCGTCGCTTTATGGTTGATGCTACTTTGAGTAGTAAACGACTGCGTTTTAGGAAACGTGTTACGAAGCAACGGCTGATTTTGAAATCAAAAGGACGTTAGAATAAAATGAAACTGAAAAAAAGGATAGGATTCTTGAAAATCTTCTTCTTTATAACTACCTTCTCTTTCAAAATTTGAATCATTCTTATTTCTGATCAGAAAGAAAAATCGCAGAGTGAAAAATAGGAGAGAGAAAGTATCGAAGTTGATTGAGAGGAGCCGTTTCTTGCGAAGCAAGCATTCATTGTAGGTGATGTTTCTCTCTCGTGATCTTAGGGTTTGTTTTAGTTTCCGCCATTGTTGAACTCCCTTTCATCTCTTTTGTAGTTCTTATTCCCCGAGAACAAAAACGAAGATCTTCGTTCCGATCTTCACAAAACCGTACACTGTAATCTCTCTCACGATCTTCAAATAATCCGTCTCTTTCACTTTGGTTACGATCCTAAACCCCAAATCTTGTTTCTAGGGTTTCATCACTCTCTTCTCCGCAAAAATATGAATGATCTGATGACGAAGTCGTTTCTAAGTTATGTGGAACTCAAGAAACAAGCCAAGATCGATACGGAATCAGAGCGCGACGTCGAGAAAGGCGAACTCAACGAAGAAGCCCTTTCCGCTTTCTTCGCAGAGACCGAATCAATCAAAACCCTAATCGAAGAGATCACTCATCTCTTGCTCGAACTACAGAACCTAAACGAAGAGACCAAGTCCACGCACAGCGCCAAGATCCTCCGAGGACTGAGAGACAGGATGGAATCCAACATCGTCGCCGTGTCTCGCAAGGCGAACACGGCCAAAGCCCTAATCGACGCCGTCGAGACCGCGAATCGTAGGAACGGATCTTGCGCGGACAGGACGCGTGTCTCGATCACTAACGGTGTTAGGGCGAAGCTGAGAGAGACGATGGGGGAGTTTCATCGGCTGAGGGAGATGGTCTTTGCTGACTACAGAGAAGATCTCAAGAGGAAGTACTTTTTAGCGACTGGTGATGAACCGAGTAACGAGGACGTGGAGAAGATGATATCTGGAGGGCTTGTGAAGACGTTCGAAGTGAAAGCAGAGATGGATTTGGAGATGAAAGAGAGACATGAAGCTGTGAATGAGATCAAGAGGAGTCTTAACAGGCTTCACCAAGTGTTTCTCGACATGGCTGTTCTTGTTGAGACGCAAGGAGATGGGGTTGATGATATTGAAGCTAACGTGGCTGTTGCTGGGAGCTTTGTGAGTGGAGGAACTAACAGCTTG
The DNA window shown above is from Brassica oleracea var. oleracea cultivar TO1000 chromosome C3, BOL, whole genome shotgun sequence and carries:
- the LOC106333655 gene encoding syntaxin-112-like, encoding MNDLMTKSFLSYVELKKQAKIDTESERDVEKGELNEEALSAFFAETESIKTLIEEITHLLLELQNLNEETKSTHSAKILRGLRDRMESNIVAVSRKANTAKALIDAVETANRRNGSCADRTRVSITNGVRAKLRETMGEFHRLREMVFADYREDLKRKYFLATGDEPSNEDVEKMISGGLVKTFEVKAEMDLEMKERHEAVNEIKRSLNRLHQVFLDMAVLVETQGDGVDDIEANVAVAGSFVSGGTNSLFYANQMKKKNKKWVVWGSVLGVIILLVCLISMLASR